In the Mycolicibacter minnesotensis genome, GAGATGGCCCTGGGCAAGAACCTGCTCGTGGCGATCATGCCGTGGGAGGGGCACAACTACGAGGACGCGATCATCCTGTCCAACAGGCTGGTCGAAGAGGACACGCTGACCTCGATCCACATCGAGGAGCACGAGATCGACGCCCGCGACACCAAGCTGGGCGCCGAGGAGATCACCCGGGACATCCCGAACGTCTCCGACGAGGTGCTGGCTGACCTCGACGAGCGCGGCATCGTCCGCATCGGCGCCGAGGTCCGCGACGGCGACATCCTGGTCGGCAAGGTCACGCCCAAGGGCGAGACCGAGCTGACGCCCGAGGAGCGGTTGCTGCGTGCGATCTTCGGCGAGAAGGCCCGCGAAGTCCGCGACACGTCGCTGAAGGTGCCGCACGGTGAGTCCGGCAAGGTCATCGGAATCCGGGTGTTCTCCCGCGAGGACGACGACGAGCTGCCCGCCGGGGTCAACGAGCTGGTGCGCGTCTACGTCGCGCAGAAGCGCAAGATCTCCGACGGTGACAAGCTGGCTGGTCGCCACGGCAACAAGGGTGTTATCGGCAAGATCCTGCCGGCCGAGGACATGCCGTTCCTGCCGGACGGCACCCCGGTCGACATCATCTTGAACACCCACGGTGTGCCGCGGCGTATGAACATCGGTCAGATCCTGGAGACCCACCTGGGCTGGATCGCCAAGACCGGATGGAACATCGATGTTGCGACCGGCGTGCCGGACTGGGCGGACAAGCTCCCCGAGGAGCTGTACTCCGCCGGCCCGGACACCCGCACCGCGACCCCGGTGTTCGACGGCGCGCAGGAGGCCGAGCTGCAGGGCCTGCTGTCCTCGACGTTGGCCAACCGCGACGGTGAAGTCATGGTCAACGCGGACGGCAAGGCGCGGCTGTTCGACGGCCGCTCCGGTGAGCCGTTCCCGTACCCGGTGACCGTCGGCTACATGTACATCATGAAGCTGCACCACTTGGTGGACGACAAGATTCACGCTCGTTCCACCGGTCCGTACTCGATGATCACCCAGCAGCCGTTGGGTGGTAAGGCGCAGTTCGGTGGCCAGCGGTTCGGTGAGATGGAGTGCTGGGCCATGCAGGCCTACGGTGCGGCGTACACGCTGCAGGAGTTGCTGACGATCAAGTCCGACGACACGGTCGGCCGTGTCAAGGTCTACGAGGCGATCGTCAAGGGCGAGAACATCCCTGAGCCCGGTATCCCCGAGTCCTTCAAGGTGCTGCTCAAAGAGCTGCAGTCGCTGTGCCTCAACGTTGAGGTGCTGGCGAAGGACGGTGCCGCGATCGAGTTGCGCGAAGGCGAGGACGAGGACCTGGAGCGGGCAGCCGCCAACCTGGGAATCAACCTGTCCCGCAACGAATCCGCTTCTGTGGAAGACCTCGCTTAATTACCAGCTACTAAACCCGCAAGGGGAAAGGGAGTTACGTGCTCGACGTCAACTTCTTCGATGAGCTCCGCATCGGTCTGGCTACCGCGGAGGACATCCGGCAATGGTCTTACGGTGAGGTCAAGAAGCCGGAAACGATCAACTACCGCACACTCAAGCCCGAGAAGGACGGCTTGTTCTGCGAGAAGATCTTCGGACCGACTCGCGACTGGGAGTGCTACTGCGGCAAGTACAAGCGGGTGCGCTTCAAGGGCATCATCTGTGAGCGCTGTGGCGTCGAGGTGACTCGCGCCAAGGTGCGTCGTGAGCGGATGGGCCACATCGAACTGGCCGCACCGGTCACCCACATCTGGTACTTCAAGGGCGTGCCGTCGCGTTTGGGCTACCTGCTGGACCTGGCGCCCAAGGACCTCGAGAAGATCATCTACTTCGCGGCCTACGTCATCACCAGCGTCGACACCGAGATGCGGCACAACGAGCTGTCCACGCTGGAAGCCGAGATGGTCGTCGAGAAGAAGGCCGTCGAAGACCAGCGCGACGCCGACCTGGAGGCTCGTGCCCAGAAGCTGGAGGCCGACCTCGCTGAGCTGGAGGCCGAAGGCGCCAAGGCTGATGTGCGCCGCAAGGTTCGGGATGGCGGCGAGCGCGAGATGCGTCAGCTGCGTGACCGCGCCGGGCGTGAGCTGGAGCGGCTGACCAACATCTGGGACACGTTCGTCAAGCTGGCTCCCAAGCAGTTGATCATCGACGAGACCGTCTACCGCGAGCTGGTGGACCGTTACGGCGAGTACTTCACCGGCGCCATGGGTGCCGAGTCGATCCAGAAGTTGATCGAAACCTTCGACATCGACGCCGAGGCGGAGTCGCTGCGCGACACCATCAAGAACGGCAAGGGGCAGAAGAAGCTTCGTGCTCTCAAGCGCCTCAAGGTGGTGGCCGCGTTCCAGCAGTCGGGTAACTCCCCGATGGGCATGGTGCTCAACGCGGTACCGGTGATCCCGCCGGAACTGCGTCCGATGGTGCAGCTCGACGGTGGCCGCTTTGCCACCAGCGACCTCAACGACCTCTACCGCCGGGTCATCAACCGCAACAACCGCCTCAAGCGACTGATCGACCTCGGCGCGCCCGAGATCATCGTCAACAACGAGAAGCGGATGCTGCAGGAGTCCGTCGACGCACTGTTCGACAACGGACGTCGTGGCCGGCCGGTCACCGGACCGGGCAACCGTCCGCTGAAGTCGTTGAGCGACCTGCTCAAGGGCAAGCAGGGCCGGTTCCGTCAGAACCTGCTCGGCAAGCGTGTCGACTACTCCGGCCGTTCGGTCATCGTGGTCGGTCCGCAGCTCAAGCTGCACCAGTGCGGTCTGCCGAAGCTGATGGCCCTGGAGCTGTTCAAGCCGTTCGTGATGAAGCGACTGGTCGACTTGAACCACGCGCAGAACATCAAGAGCGCCAAGCGGATGGTGGAGCGTCAGCGCCCCCAGGTGTGGGACGTCCTCGAAGAGGTCATCGCCGAGCACCCGGTGTTGCTCAACCGTGCACCCACGCTGCACCGCCTGGGTATTCAGGCCTTCGAGCCGCAGCTGGTGGAGGGCAAGGCCATCCAGCTGCACCCGCTGGTGTGTGAGGCCTTCAACGCCGACTTCGACGGCGACCAGATGGCAGTCCACCTGCCGCTGAGCGCCGAGGCGCAGGCCGAGGCCCGCATCCTGATGCTGTCGAGCAACAACATCCTGTCGCCGGCCTCGGGTCGCCCACTGGCTATGCCGCGACTGGACATGGTCACCGGGCTGTACTACCTGACCACCGAGATTGACGGTGAGCCAGGCGAATACACTCCGGGTGCCAAGGACCGCCCGGAGTCCGGTGTGTACTCCTCGCCGGCCGAGGCGATCATGGCCGTCGATCGTGGTGCGCTGAGCGTGCGGGCCAAGATCAAGGTGCGTCTGGACCAGCTGCGGCCGCCGGCCGACGTGGAGACCGAGCTGTTCGGTGTCAACGGCTGGCGCCCGGGCGGTGCCTGGATCGCCGAGACCACGCTGGGGCGGGTGCTGTTCAACGAGCTGCTGCCGACCGGGTATCCGTTCGTCAACAAGCAGATGCACAAGAAGGTTCAGGCCGTCATCATCAACGACCTGGCCGAGCGCTACCCGATGATCGTGGTCGCCCAGACCGTCGACAAGCTCAAGGACGCCGGCTTCCATTGGGCCACGCGTTCGGGGGTCACGGTCTCGATGGCCGACGTGCTGGTGCCGCCGCGGAAGAAGGAGATCCTCGACTCTTACGAGGAGCGGGCAGACAAGCTGGAGAAGCAGTTCCAGCGCGGTGCCCTCAACCGCGACGAGCGCAACGAGGCGCTGGTGGAGATCTGGAAGGAAGCCACCGAGGAAGTGGGTCAGGCACTGCGTGACCATTACCCGGCCGACAACCCGATCATCACGATCGTCGACTCCGGTGCCACGGGTAACTTCACCCAGACCCGGACCCTGGCCGGCATGAAGGGCCTGGTGACCAACCCCAAGGGTGAGTTCATCCCGCGTCCGATCAAGTCCTCCTTCCGTGAGGGCCTGACGGTGTTGGAGTACTTCATCAACACCCACGGCGCCCGTAAGGGCTTGGCGGACACCGCCCTTCGTACCGCTGACTCGGGTTACCTGACCCGTCGTCTGGTGGACGTGTCTCAGGACGTGATCGTGCGCGAGCACGACTGCGGCACCGAGCGCGGCATCATGGTGGACCTCGCCGAGGTGGCCGCGGATGGATCGCTGATCCGCAACCCGTTCATCGAGACGTCGGCTTACGCCCGCACGTTGGCCGTCGACGCGGCCGACGAGAAGGGCAAGGTCGTGATCGAGCGCGGCCACGACCTCGGCGACCCGTCGATCGAGGCGCTGCTGGCTGCCGGCATCGCGCAGGTCAAGGTGCGTTCGGTGCTGACCTGCGCCACCGGAACCGGCGTCTGTGCCACCTGCTACGGCCGGTCGATGGCCACCGGCAAGCTGGTCGACATCGGTGAGGCGGTCGGCATCGTCGCCGCCCAGTCGATCGGTGAGCCCGGTACTCAGCTGACCATGCGTACCTTCCACCAGGGTGGTGTCGGCGACGACATCACCGGTGGTCTGCCGCGTGTGCAGGAGCTGTTCGAGGCCCGGATTCCGCGTGGCAAGGCGCCTATTGCCGACGTCGCCGGACGGGTGCAGCTGGAAGAGGGCGAGAAGTTCTACAAGATCACGATCGTGCCGGATGACGGTGGCGAGGAAGTGGTCTACGACAAGCTGCCCAAGCGTCAGCGGCTGCGCGTGTTCAAGCACGAGGACGGCTCGGAGCGGTTGCTGTCCGACGGCGACCACGTCGAGGTCGGCCAGCAGCTCATGGAAGGCTCGGCCGACCCGCACGAGGTGCTGCGGGTGCAGGGCCCCCGTGAGGTGCAGATCCACCTGGTCAACGAGGTCCAGCAGGTCTACCGGGCTCAGGGTGTGTCGATCCACGACAAGCACATCGAGGTGATCGTCCGGCAGATGCTGCGGCGCGTCACGATCATCGACTCGGGCGCCACGGAGTTCCTGCCCGGTTCGCTGACCGAGCGTGCTGAGTTCGAGACCGCGAACCGTCGTGTGGTGGCTGAGGGCCTGGAGCCCGCGGCCGGACGTCCGGTGCTGATGGGTATCACCAAGGCGTCGCTGGCCACCGACTCGTGGCTGTCGGCGGCTTCCTTCCAGGAGACCACCCGCGTGCTGACCGATGCGGCGATCAACTGCCGTAGCGACAAGCTGCAGGGCCTGAAGGAGAACGTGATCATCGGTAAGTTGATCCCGGCCGGTACCGGCATCAACCGGTACCGCAACATCGCCGTGCAGCCCACCGAAGAGGCCCGGGCCGCCGCGTACACGATCCCGTCCTACGAGGATCAGTACTACAGCCCGGACTTCGGCGCCGCCACCGGTGCCGCGGTTCCGCTGGACGACTACGGGTACAGCGACTACCGCTAGTCATCGACGAGAAGAGCCCCGGGGTGGGCGGGTTCACATGGTCGTCGCAACACTCTCGATTGAGAGGTTGCGGCGACCATGTCGTTTTTGGAGGACTGTGCGCGGTTCGGTGACCAGCTAGCGAAGTTGGTCGATGCTGGGGTTCCGGTTAAGGAGGCTGCGGTCGCGGTCGGCCTGTCCGGTGATCGGTGCTATGCGATTCTGCGGGCTATCGGCCGGCCCGCCGGGCAGGCCCGGGGTCCTGGCAAGCGTGGTGATCAGCGTGGGGTTGCCGATCGGGACGTCATCGTGGCCGTATTCGACAAGACGGGCTCGATCAATCAGGCGGCAAAAGCCTGTCGGGTATCGCATTCGGTGGCGCGTCGAATATTGGTCGTCGAGGGTTTGGTCACCACCGAGAAGATCCCGCCGAAGGGCAAGGACGAGGCCAAACGTCGTTGCATGGAGCTGCTCGCGGCCGGCTGGTCAACCGCGCAGGCAGCTCGTGAGGTCGGTGTGAACGTACGGACCGCGCGGGACTGGCGCCAGGGGATTCGCCACGTCAACAACACGCGGATCTATCCCGATGGCCGGGTCGTGGACTACAACCACGGCACCGTCTACAAACAGCCTGTGACCAGTGTGACCTGCGATGACGCCGGGCCGCCGGCGATTGACGGCCGGTATCTGTCGATCGAGGATCGGGTAGCGATCGCCGATGGCCTGCTCGGGAGGGATTCGCTGCGGGCGATCGCCGACCGGATCGGCAAGAACGTCTCCACCGTCTCGCGGGA is a window encoding:
- a CDS encoding DNA-directed RNA polymerase subunit beta' — its product is MLDVNFFDELRIGLATAEDIRQWSYGEVKKPETINYRTLKPEKDGLFCEKIFGPTRDWECYCGKYKRVRFKGIICERCGVEVTRAKVRRERMGHIELAAPVTHIWYFKGVPSRLGYLLDLAPKDLEKIIYFAAYVITSVDTEMRHNELSTLEAEMVVEKKAVEDQRDADLEARAQKLEADLAELEAEGAKADVRRKVRDGGEREMRQLRDRAGRELERLTNIWDTFVKLAPKQLIIDETVYRELVDRYGEYFTGAMGAESIQKLIETFDIDAEAESLRDTIKNGKGQKKLRALKRLKVVAAFQQSGNSPMGMVLNAVPVIPPELRPMVQLDGGRFATSDLNDLYRRVINRNNRLKRLIDLGAPEIIVNNEKRMLQESVDALFDNGRRGRPVTGPGNRPLKSLSDLLKGKQGRFRQNLLGKRVDYSGRSVIVVGPQLKLHQCGLPKLMALELFKPFVMKRLVDLNHAQNIKSAKRMVERQRPQVWDVLEEVIAEHPVLLNRAPTLHRLGIQAFEPQLVEGKAIQLHPLVCEAFNADFDGDQMAVHLPLSAEAQAEARILMLSSNNILSPASGRPLAMPRLDMVTGLYYLTTEIDGEPGEYTPGAKDRPESGVYSSPAEAIMAVDRGALSVRAKIKVRLDQLRPPADVETELFGVNGWRPGGAWIAETTLGRVLFNELLPTGYPFVNKQMHKKVQAVIINDLAERYPMIVVAQTVDKLKDAGFHWATRSGVTVSMADVLVPPRKKEILDSYEERADKLEKQFQRGALNRDERNEALVEIWKEATEEVGQALRDHYPADNPIITIVDSGATGNFTQTRTLAGMKGLVTNPKGEFIPRPIKSSFREGLTVLEYFINTHGARKGLADTALRTADSGYLTRRLVDVSQDVIVREHDCGTERGIMVDLAEVAADGSLIRNPFIETSAYARTLAVDAADEKGKVVIERGHDLGDPSIEALLAAGIAQVKVRSVLTCATGTGVCATCYGRSMATGKLVDIGEAVGIVAAQSIGEPGTQLTMRTFHQGGVGDDITGGLPRVQELFEARIPRGKAPIADVAGRVQLEEGEKFYKITIVPDDGGEEVVYDKLPKRQRLRVFKHEDGSERLLSDGDHVEVGQQLMEGSADPHEVLRVQGPREVQIHLVNEVQQVYRAQGVSIHDKHIEVIVRQMLRRVTIIDSGATEFLPGSLTERAEFETANRRVVAEGLEPAAGRPVLMGITKASLATDSWLSAASFQETTRVLTDAAINCRSDKLQGLKENVIIGKLIPAGTGINRYRNIAVQPTEEARAAAYTIPSYEDQYYSPDFGAATGAAVPLDDYGYSDYR